Below is a window of Micromonospora chersina DNA.
GGATCGGCGGAGCGGCGGAGCCGGTCGCCCTTGCCCGCCTCGACGCCGACGGAGAGCAGCCCGACCCGGGGCGCGACCACGGCGTGCGCCACGGCCGCGTAGGCGGCGCCGAGGACGGCGTGCCGGGCCAGGGTGGCGGGTCCGGGTTCGAGTGTGCCGCCGACGTCCAGCAGCACCACCGGCCCTTCGACGGCGGGCAGGGTGGCGACCAGGGCGGGCCGGCGGACGCCCGCCCAGCGGCCGAGGCCGAGCGCGGCGGCGGTCACGGTGGCGCCTGTCGAACCGGCGGAGACGAGCGCGTCGGCGATGCCGTCGCGGACGGCGTGCACGGCCGCGCGGACGGTGCTCTCCCCGCGCGCGGCGGTGGGATGGTCGGCCATGCCGACGGCGGTCCGCACCGGGCGGACGGTGACCCGGCTGCGCTGCTCCGGGTCGAGCGCACCGATCAGCCCGTCGGCGACCTCGGTCGGTCCGACGAGCAGCAGGTGCAGGTCAGGGTCGGTACGCACGGCCCGCAGAGCGCCGTCAACCACGACGGCGGGAGCATCGTCCCCGCCGAGGAGGTCGACGGCGATCCGCGCGGTGCCCGGCTCCGTCGGCGCGCCGGCCGGGGAACGGCCGGCGGCGGAGGGAGCCGGGGCACCGGGCGAGAGCCTTGGTGCGTGCGCCACCCGACCGGTGGTCGGGGACGTCACTCGGCGTCCGGTCAGACCTCGAGGACCTGACGGCCGTTGTAGGTGCCGCAGACGGAGCAGGCGGCGTGCGGCAGCTTGGCCGACTTGCACTGGGGGCAAGGCACG
It encodes the following:
- a CDS encoding phosphate acyltransferase PlsX, yielding MAVDLLGGDDAPAVVVDGALRAVRTDPDLHLLLVGPTEVADGLIGALDPEQRSRVTVRPVRTAVGMADHPTAARGESTVRAAVHAVRDGIADALVSAGSTGATVTAAALGLGRWAGVRRPALVATLPAVEGPVVLLDVGGTLEPGPATLARHAVLGAAYAAVAHAVVAPRVGLLSVGVEAGKGDRLRRSADPALAAVPLPCGARYVGLVEGYDVSLGARADVVVTDGFTGNVLLKAIEGAYAMAGGPPASGGAPRAAALLGVAGTVVVCHGAARPDDVASGIALAAHLWRRGATDTVSTLLDDVPHDPAPDRNDTEVAP
- the rpmF gene encoding 50S ribosomal protein L32 — encoded protein: MAVPKRKMSRSNTRARRANWKATAVATVPCPQCKSAKLPHAACSVCGTYNGRQVLEV